The Chloroflexota bacterium genome has a segment encoding these proteins:
- a CDS encoding alkaline phosphatase family protein, whose amino-acid sequence SWLVPNSKVSEHPPHSISAGMGHVTNVVNAIMNSTDWGSTAIFLSWDDWGGFYDHVAPPIVDGNGYGMRVPAIVISPYAKRGFIDHQVLSFDAFNKFIEDDFLRGRRLDPATDGRPDPRPDVRENEPQLGDLAKDFDFKQKPRKPVILPVHPKTDMIEPGTGAGGLRGASGWG is encoded by the coding sequence TCTTGGCTAGTGCCTAATAGCAAAGTCTCGGAGCACCCGCCCCATTCGATCTCCGCGGGTATGGGACACGTCACGAACGTTGTCAACGCGATCATGAACTCCACTGACTGGGGCTCTACCGCAATCTTTCTGAGTTGGGACGACTGGGGAGGCTTCTACGATCACGTCGCTCCCCCGATCGTCGACGGCAACGGCTACGGCATGCGCGTTCCGGCGATCGTGATCTCACCGTACGCGAAGCGCGGGTTCATTGATCATCAAGTCCTGAGCTTCGACGCGTTCAACAAGTTCATCGAGGACGACTTTCTCCGTGGGCGGCGGTTGGATCCCGCGACGGACGGTCGGCCCGATCCGCGCCCCGACGTGCGCGAGAACGAGCCCCAACTCGGCGACCTGGCCAAGGACTTCGACTTCAAGCAAAAGCCACGCAAGCCGGTGATCTTGCCGGTCCACCCAAAGACCGACATGATCGAGCCGGGGACCGGAGCTGGAGGCCTCAGAGGCGCATCTGGATGGGGGTAA